One window from the genome of Larus michahellis chromosome 23, bLarMic1.1, whole genome shotgun sequence encodes:
- the FEM1A gene encoding protein fem-1 homolog A translates to MDLRTAVYNAARDGKLKLLQKLLGSRSREELEALTAGPGGGDGPGGGSTPLLIAARHGHLEVVEYLLDHCGARVEEGGSVNFDGETIEGAPPLWAASAAGHLGVVRSLLDHGASVNQTTLTNSTPLRAACFDGHLEIVRYLVGERGADLEVANRHGHTCLMISCYKGHREIARYLLEKGADVNRRSVKGNTALHDCAESGSLEILQLLLRSKARMEKDGYGMTPLLAASVTGHTNIVEYLIQGGLQQEEEEGAGTQNGTCASGGSHQRCCSAGKETPQGCNEEGHERCCASASSQDEQQVPNVFCTREAAVEALELLGATFVDKKRDLLGAHKYWRRAMELRCEGGQYLPKPEPRQLVLAYDYSREVSSLEELEALITDPDEMRMQALLIRERILGPSHPDTSYYIRYRGAVYADSGNFERCINLWKYALDMQQGNLEPLSPMTASSFLSFAELFSYVLQDRSKGTLATHLGFSDLMGVLSKGVREVERALVHGKDPVVDSAQFTKTLAIILHLVFLLEKVECTPEQEHQKRQTIYRLLKCSPRAKNGFTPLHMAVDKDTTTVGRYPVGKFPSLHVVNLLLECGADPDSRDYDNNTPLHVAARNNCPLIMSALMEAGAHMDATNAFKQTAYELLDEKLLTKSMMQPFNYITLQCLAARALDKHKIPYKGFIPEELEAFIELH, encoded by the coding sequence ATGGACCTGCGCACAGCTGTGTACAACGCGGCCCGCGATGGGAAGCTGAAGCTGCTGCAGAAATTGCTGGGCAGCCGGAgccgggaggagctggaggcgCTGACGGCAGGGCCCGGCGGGGGTGACGGCCCCGGAGGAGGCAGCACCCCGCTGCTGATCGCCGCCCGGCACGGGCACCTGGAGGTGGTGGAGTATCTGCTGGATCACTGCGGCGCCCGCGTGGAGGAGGGGGGCTCCGTCAACTTCGATGGGGAGACCATCGAGGGGGCCCCGCCGCTCTGGGCCGCCTCTGCTGCCGGGCACCTGGGGGTAGTGCGCAGCCTCCTGGATCACGGCGCGTCGGTGAACCAGACCACGCTGACCAACTCCACGCCGCTGCGGGCCGCTTGCTTTGATGGGCACCTGGAGATTGTGCGCTACCTCGTTGGGGAGCGTGGGGCTGACCTGGAGGTAGCCAACCGGCACGGACATACTTGTTTGATGATTTCTTGCTACAAAGGCCACCGGGAAATTGCCCGTTACTTGCTAGAGAAAGGGGCTGATGTCAACCGCCGGAGTGTGAAGGGGAATACAGCCCTGCATGACTGCGCCGAGTCCGGCAGCCTGGAGATCCTGCAGCTACTGCTCCGCTCCAAAGCCCGCATGGAGAAAGACGGCTATGGCATGACTCCTCTGCTAGCTGCCAGCGTCACCGGTCACACCAATATTGTGGAATACCTCATTCAaggagggctgcagcaggaggaggaggagggtgcaggGACCCAAAATGGAACCTGTGCATCAGGTGGGAGCCATCAGAGGTGCTGCAGCGCTGGCAAGGAAACTCCTCAGGGCTGCAACGAAGAGGGGCATGAGAGATGTTGTGCCTCAGCTTCCAGTCAGGATGAGCAGCAGGTCCCTAACGTGTTCTGCACTCGAGAGGCTGCTGTGGAAGCACTGGAGTTGCTGGGTGCTACATTTGTGGATAAGAAACGTGATCTTTTGGGAGCGCACAAGTACTGGCGAAGGGCGATGGAGCTTCGGTGTGAGGGTGGGCAATACCTGCCTAAACCTGAGCCCCGGCAGCTGGTGTTGGCCTACGACTATTCCCGGGAAGTGAGTTCGCTGGAGGAACTGGAAGCCTTGATTACTGATCCTGATGAGATGCGCATGCAGGCACTGCTGATTAGAGAGCGCATCTTGGGTCCTTCCCACCCAGACACTTCCTATTACATCCGTTACCGAGGGGCAGTCTATGCCGACTCCGGCAACTTTGAACGCTGCATTAACCTGTGGAAGTACGCACTGGACATGCAGCAAGGCAACCTGGAGCCTCTCAGCCCGATGACTGCCAGCAGCTTCCTTTCCTTTGCTGAGCTTTTCTCTTACGTGCTTCAGGACCGCTCCAAAGGCACTTTAGCTACTCACTTGGGCTTCTCTGACCTCATGGGAGTACTGAGCAAAGGGGTCCGGGAGGTGGAGAGGGCACTTGTGCATGGCAAGGACCCTGTAGTTGATTCGGCGCAGTTCACCAAGACGCTGGCCATTATCCTCCACCTGGTCTTCTtgctggagaaggtggagtgCACCCCGGAGCAGGAACACCAGAAGCGCCAGACTATCTACCGCCTACTAAAGTGCAGCCCCCGGGCCAAGAATGGCTTCACTCCTTTGCATATGGCTGTGGACAAAGATACTACAACGGTGGGACGTTATCCCGTGGGCAAGTTCCCATCGCTCCACGTTGTGAACTTGCTTCTGGAGTGTGGGGCTGACCCAGATAGCCGTGACTATGACAACAACACCCCGCTGCATGTTGCTGCCCGCAACAACTGCCCGCTGATCATGAGTGCCCTGATGGAGGCTGGAGCCCATATGGACGCCACCAATGCCTTCAAGCAGACGGCTTATGAGCTGCTGGATGAGAAGCTGCTCACCAAGAGCATGATGCAGCCCTTCAATTACATCACCCTCCAGTGCCTTGCTGCTCGCGCCCTGGACAAGCACAAGATTCCCTACAAGGGTTTCATCCCCGAGGAGCTGGAAGCCTTCATTGAACTGCACTAG
- the LOC141734277 gene encoding TIR domain-containing adapter molecule 1-like isoform X1 produces the protein MAQSADLQPSFEDVFNILSQIPQDKLLSLKYKLKHLIFGPSSKLLQAMILLTLGREGDARICLDALGDNRAAQYVHQTKLGAAGVQEDGEDLQPPQLDVGAMALLAQIYSLLAEEKLCSHEAMDKACQAATKASNASKETQGDTLNSIPPEEQEKHGSAVNVGPGGKFQTLRSDVGVGFLQLPSPNYVVRSSPMQTGGNSDLLGPQTLHSLGSPSLPSRFEISASPTVVFHTQLSSPECLLQPSQLCEGSTSGVGHPDGDREHHGLEETSWASRTNSPPGQDAGAQAPQPEKVLQVSSSHPTLPIPETQLPTLGAANQPVESSDVSSTVAAEPHAPKESTDKKQDEKQLSTGLPDLRATVDTEPACTARKDSYVPAGISFNSASPSTSVCSLPPTYSFSSTLPPPPPGAASSLSYPTPLRSSPSPAWPPPLQTVEAGLISEPDGGERKFFTFVVLHASEDEIVAHRVKKLLENMGVPNGATLSEDFFIAGRSHLTCFQDAMENSAFIILLLTKNFPCDLCMFQTNTALMESILKPSKRDSVIPFVPKENPLERSQLPSTLGGLMPLDENSPGFSKTVQNTFTTIRISKRKAMWDQMQRRKPQQYQEQYQTLQNLAALNLGSLLQAPPSARQQLLEQSPQQWCPPTSAVPPATCAPPRTGHPVPAQMGPPPFQPPHLPSGHYNVMPGLEGVPHLIIQHARMVQIGNHNTMQVETVTPGPQDSEDETR, from the coding sequence ATGGCACAGAGTGCCGACCTCCAGCCAAGCTTTGAGGACGTTTTTAATATTCTATCCCAGATCCCACAAGACAAACTCCTTAGCCTCAAATATAAACTGAAGCACTTGATATTTGGGCCCAGCAGCAAATTACTGCAAGCCATGATCCTGCTCACTCTGGGGCGAGAAGGGGATGCAAGAATCTGTTTGGATGCCTTGGGAGATAACCGGGCAGCCCAGTATGTCCACCAGACCAAACTGGGTGCTGCAGGAGTGCAGGAGGACGGGGAGGATTTGCAGCCCCCCCAGCTGGATGTGGGTGCCATGGCACTGCTGGCACAGATCTACTCCCTCTTGGCAGAGGAAAAACTGTGCAGTCATGAAGCCATGGACAAAGCCTGCCAGGCTGCCACCAAAGCCAGCAACGCCAGCAAGGAAACTCAGGGGGACACGCTCAACAGCATCCCACCCGAGGAGCAGGAAAAACATGGCTCTGCTGTCAACGTTGGCCCAGGTGGCAAATTTCAGACCCTGAGATCTGATGTAGGCGTAGGATTTCTCCAGCTGCCCAGCCCAAACTACGTGGTGAGAAGTTCCCCAATGCAGACTGGAGGCAACTCAGACCTTTTGGGCCCGCAGACCTTGCACTCCCTGGGGAGTCCCTCTTTACCCAGTCGCTTTGAGATCAGCGCATCGCCAACAGTTGTTTTTCACACCCAGCTTTCTTCCCCCGAGtgcctcctccagcccagccagctgTGCGAAGGGAGCACCAGCGGTGTTGGACACCCTGACGGGGACCGAGAGCACCATGGCCTGGAGGAAACAAGCTGGGCCAGCAGAACCAACTCTCCTCCAGGGCAGGACGCAGGTGCCCAAGCTCCCCAGCCGGAGAAGGTTCTGCAGGTCAGTTCATCCCATCCAACTCTCCCTATTCCTGAAACGCAGCTGCCCACCCTGGGTGCTGCAAACCAACCTGTCGAAAGTAGTGATGTTTCCAGCACTGTGGCAGCAGAACCTCATGCAccaaaagaaagcacagacaAAAAGCAAGACGAAAAGCAATTATCTACAGGTCTTCCTGACTTAAGAGCTACAGTGGATACTGAGCCTGCCTGTACAGCCAGGAAGGACTCCTATGTTCCAGCAGGCATTTCTTTTAACTCTGCATCTCCTTCCACTTCAGTCTGTTCCCTTCCTCCTACCTATTCCTTCTCCtcaacccttcctcctcctcctccaggagcTGCTTCCAGCTTATCATATCCCACTCCCCTCCGCTCgtccccctctccagcctggcctcctcctctccaaactgTAGAAGCAGGGCTCATATCAGAGCCAGATGGTGGAGAGAGAAAGTTCTTCACTTTTGTTGTCCTGCACGCTAGTGAAGATGAGATTGTTGCCCATCGGGTCAAGAAACTGCTGGAGAATATGGGGGTTCCCAACGGTGCCACGCTCTCTGAGGACTTCTTCATTGCTGGACGCAGCCATCTGACTTGCTTCCAGGATGCTATGGAAAACTCTGCTTTCATCATCCTTCTGCTGACCAAGAACTTCCCATGCGACCTGTGTATGTTTCAGACAAACACTGCTCTGATGGAGTCCATCCTGAAACCATCCAAGCGCGACTCAGTCATCCCTTTTGTACCCAAGGAGAACCCCTTGGAGCGGAGCCAGCTTCCCAGCACGCTTGGTGGGCTCATGCCCTTGGATGAGAACTCTCCTGGGTTCTCCAAGACAGTGCAGAACACCTTTACCACCATCAGGATCAGTAAGAGGAAAGCCATGTGGGACCAGATGCAGAGAAGGAAACCACAGCAGTACCAGGAGCAGTATCAAACGCTGCAGAATTTAGCTGCTCTGAACCTTGGCTCCCTTCTGCAGGCACCTCCATCAGCGAGGCAGCAGCTATTGGAGCAATCACCCCAACAGTGGTGCCCCCCCACTTCAGCTGTCCCTCCTGCCACATGCGCTCCTCCCCGCACTGGTCACCCCGTGCCTGCTCAGATGGGTCCCCCTCCTTTCCAACCCCCTCATCTCCCATCGGGCCACTACAACGTGATGCCAGGTCTGGAAGGTGTCCCGCACCTCATCATTCAACACGCTCGAATGGTTCAGATTGGGAACCACAACACGATGCAGGTAGAAACTGTCACGCCAGGCCCACAGGATAGCGAGGACGAAACCAGGTAG